From the Sphingobacteruim zhuxiongii genome, the window ACCAAAGATGCGGAGTTTGACTTAGACAATGATGTAAATACGACATTTGTCGAGAAGATTACTAAGGGGGTAAAAAACAGACGGAAGGGTAAGCCCACTCGCTTTGTGTATGATAAGGATATGAATCACATGTTATTGGAATTCTTAATTCGCAAATTGAATCTATCCAAGCGCGACAGTATTATTCCAGGACAGAAGATTCATAATTTCAAGCATTTCATGGATTTTCCGGACGTATTCAGGTCTTATAAAAAACCTTTTGAACGGAGTTCATTTGAGCACCCTGATATACGTGGTGTAGATCGTGTAACGGATATTATCTTGAAGAAAGATGTGCTCCTCTCCTTTCCTTACCATCAGTTTCGTCCGATGATCGACTTGCTTCGTGAAGCAGCCATGGACCCTCATGTGAAGACGATCAAGATTACCATCTATCGAATGGCGACCAATTCTAAGATTGCAAATGCTTTAGTGAATGCGGCTCGAAATGGTAAAGAGGTGACCGTCATGTTGGAACTTCGCGCACGATTCGATGAAGAGCATAACCTAGATTGGAAAGAGCGCTTTGAAATGGAAGGGGTCAAAGTATTAGTTGGAATTCCAAACAAGAAAGTACATGCGAAGCTTTGTATTATCAAAAAGCGTGTAGATAACAAAACGATCCAATACGGTTTTGTGAGTACAGGAAACATCAATGAGAAGACCGCTCGTGTGTACGGCGACCACTGCCTGATGACCAGTAACAAGAGCGTTATGGCGGACATCAATAAGGTTTTCAATGCATTACAGAAACCTAAACTCCCATTAGAAAACATCATTAAGAATTGTAAAAGCTTGCTGACTTGTCCATTGGATATGCGTCAACAGATTTTACATTTTATCGATAAGGAAATTATGGAGGCAAAGGCGGGTCGGAAAGCACATATCATCATAAAAATAAACTCCCTTAGTGATAAGGAATGTATCAAGAAATTGTATGATGCAGCAACTGTTGGAGTTAAAGTCGAGTTGATTGTTCGTGGTGTGTATTGTGCTATCAATCAGAAAAAATTCAAAGAGCCACTCTATGGAATTAGTATTGTTGACGAATACCTAGAACATGCTCGTGTATTTTATTTCTACGCGGCCAGCAAAGAGCTGACTTACATCTCCTCAGCCGACTTAATGACGCGTAACTTAGATTATCGTATAGAAGCCGCTGTGAAGATCAACAGCAAAAAGCTCAAAACGGAATTGCGAGATTTGTTACAAATACAGTTGAAAGACAATGTTAAAGCAAGGATCTTAAACAACTTGCAAAACAATGAGTATGTATCGAATAAAAAGCCTGCCTTCCGCTCACAGATCGAAATATTCAATTATTTATACGCGAAGACTGTACAGCAAAGCGAATAAATAATTTAAACAGCTTGATTGCTTTGCTAATATTTTTAGTATTTTAGGGAAATATTAGGAGGAATTATGGCTACTGAATTTATTCAAGGTCGTGGAGCGCAAGCCAATGTATCTAACATTTTTTTCAAACAACATTACAGCCGTGACATCGTTGAGGGTATAGATGAATGGGAAGAGGATAAACCGCAAACTCAGTTTACGATTGTCCATCCTAAGAGTTTTGTCAACAAGGTTGATAGTCCCGACGTGGGCATGGAGTATTCTGCAAATCCATATCAGGGATGTGAACATGGTTGTATTTATTGTTATGCTCGAAATTCACATCAATATTGGGGTTACAGTGCTGGATTAGACTTCGAAACGAAGATTATGGTTAAAGCAAATAGCGTCAAGCTTTTCCGTGAGTTTATTACCCGTAAATCTTGGACAGGAACCCCTATTTCACTTTCTGGAAATACCGATTGCTATCAACCTCTAGAACGCAAGTTTGAATTGACTCGTGGTATATTAAAGACCGCTAGTCAATATGGTCAACCGATTAGCATTATCACCAAGAATAGCCTGATACTCCGTGATGCAGACATTATCAGCGAAATGTCTAATCGAAATTTATGTATGGTGTTTATTTCGATCAACTCGTTGACTGAAGATACTCGTTTAAAGTTAGAACCACGTACCGTAACGGCCAAACAAAGACTACATGTGATTGAATCCCTCTCTAAACTCGGTGTACCTGTTGGCATCATGTGTGCTCCGGTGATTCCCGGATTAACGGATCATGAAATCCCTAAGGTCTTGAAGGCGGCAGCCAATGCGGGTGCTAAATGGGCTGGCTATACTACGGTACGATTAAATGGAGAAATAGGTCAAATATTCGAAGATTGGCTCCATAAAGCCTATCCGGATCGCGCAAACAAGATTTGGCACAGCATACAAAGCTGTCATCATGGAAAAGTCAATGATAGTGAATTTGGAAACCGCATGAAAGGTACGGGAAAGCAAGCCCAAATGATTAAAGATAGTTTCCGTATGCACTGCAAACGCAATAAATTAAATGTAGAAGACTTTGAATTCGACTGTTCGCATTTCTTAAAAAATGGCGACCAACAGCTAAAATTGTTCTAATTAATAAGCGTTAATAAATGTTAAAAAGAAATGTAACAAGTATGTTGCAGTCATAATGGCACCGTGTTTGGTTCATCTAGTACAGAAATTATTAGAAAACATAAATATTGTACTATGAAAAACACATTGAAATTATTAAGTCTTTTGTTCGTTGTCTTGTTTACAGTATCGGCTTGTTCTAAGGATGATGATCCGGTAGATAACGATTTGTTTACTGGTAATTACACCGGTGATGTTGGTTATGATAACTTCGGCGAAGATGGTAAAGACGTTACCTATGGAGCTGGTTCAGTACGTGTATATAAAATTGGTGATAAATATTCATTCGACTTTAAAAGTGATGCAGGGAATATCCCTTCATTA encodes:
- the ppk1 gene encoding polyphosphate kinase 1, with amino-acid sequence MRELEMAKKFIPRDISWLSFNARVLQEAADAEVPLEQRIKFLGIFSNNLDEFFRVRVAALKRAAELNTKEVLGSFYEDPNIILEQITHIVIKQQKKFDKIWLDVQKEMAKQRVFIKTAEELSEEQLEFVKEYFDREVESSIIPLILDEVHPMPYLRDKSLYLGVAMFKKDWQYQTKFAIIELPSSQLGRFVILPAPKNQKHIILIEDVVKVNSPYIFSYFGFDEFLANTFKITKDAEFDLDNDVNTTFVEKITKGVKNRRKGKPTRFVYDKDMNHMLLEFLIRKLNLSKRDSIIPGQKIHNFKHFMDFPDVFRSYKKPFERSSFEHPDIRGVDRVTDIILKKDVLLSFPYHQFRPMIDLLREAAMDPHVKTIKITIYRMATNSKIANALVNAARNGKEVTVMLELRARFDEEHNLDWKERFEMEGVKVLVGIPNKKVHAKLCIIKKRVDNKTIQYGFVSTGNINEKTARVYGDHCLMTSNKSVMADINKVFNALQKPKLPLENIIKNCKSLLTCPLDMRQQILHFIDKEIMEAKAGRKAHIIIKINSLSDKECIKKLYDAATVGVKVELIVRGVYCAINQKKFKEPLYGISIVDEYLEHARVFYFYAASKELTYISSADLMTRNLDYRIEAAVKINSKKLKTELRDLLQIQLKDNVKARILNNLQNNEYVSNKKPAFRSQIEIFNYLYAKTVQQSE
- a CDS encoding PA0069 family radical SAM protein — translated: MATEFIQGRGAQANVSNIFFKQHYSRDIVEGIDEWEEDKPQTQFTIVHPKSFVNKVDSPDVGMEYSANPYQGCEHGCIYCYARNSHQYWGYSAGLDFETKIMVKANSVKLFREFITRKSWTGTPISLSGNTDCYQPLERKFELTRGILKTASQYGQPISIITKNSLILRDADIISEMSNRNLCMVFISINSLTEDTRLKLEPRTVTAKQRLHVIESLSKLGVPVGIMCAPVIPGLTDHEIPKVLKAAANAGAKWAGYTTVRLNGEIGQIFEDWLHKAYPDRANKIWHSIQSCHHGKVNDSEFGNRMKGTGKQAQMIKDSFRMHCKRNKLNVEDFEFDCSHFLKNGDQQLKLF